The following nucleotide sequence is from Ornithodoros turicata isolate Travis chromosome 2, ASM3712646v1, whole genome shotgun sequence.
GTGTATAGGCTTGAAGTTGTCGGAAGTAACACCACGTGACTCGTACGAAATGTATCCGTATCAAATTTCAGCGACGAGAATTTTGATAATGAATAAAGAATAACGAGAATGTCGCCGATAATGCACAGTTGTATCTTACTTCTTACGCTTTTCATGAGCGTAAGAGTATAGGTTGTAAACTGCTCACTCACGGGACGCTTTTCCTTCAATGTCGCTGTCACATTCACGAAAGTGGATAAGGTTATGATAAAGAGCATATCTTGGGTactaatgtcattactgtaattttatTTCTattgtaatttgtaatgtaatgcattacttttgacactACGCAATTTGTAATgtgatttaattacatttgggcagcaatgttaatgacattactcgttacttttaACAAAAGTATCGAGTGTGTTTTCTGTTGTCACTTAGCAGAAAGAGTTGCCGACAGGCGAGTTAAAaaattccaacgcccactatgaacggtgacggtCGCAATCAGCACAGAATAAAAATATGTCTCGTTTTCACAACCTAGTGTTGTCAGACAATGAATTTCTGAAACCTCAATATCATGACGATTAACTGGCAGTAATGAtttcagcagacgaccacgAGGGTACAATGcagtaaaatatcaggtaaataaTAAACGTGTTTATTACTTGTCTCGTGTTTTTAATGCTTTCCcgaaaggttttttttttcacctgaaaCAGTTATCTCGTACCTCACTCCTccaaccgtgtacggtgagcgtaagcttgctttcaTGTAGCCAAATTACTGCTCATGAACCgccggttaaaccgggaccaaaaaaagtaacgctTCCATATCCCCGTAAATGCTGActgatctttctttttttttttttgcccgtgTGTGCGCGGCAGGCGGGGGGAGAGAAACTCTGCAACTCCAACTCTGCAAACCAGTATTCGCCAAGTGAGATCCAACAGTTTCTTATAGAGGGTGCGAGGAAACCAGGGTTCGGGAAAaacccgtttttttttaaaaaagcccgccccagtgggttttttcgggtgggtttttcgggtgctgggatttttttttttttttcgaactgctgcatatgacacgcaagagccgttctccacctatttttcatgtttctgggagaaataattgtttgccgCTGTAGAATTTACGGTAAAGTAACCTCCGAAGCAGTCGTCCCCTCGACAACGATTAGAAAAAAATACCATCAATGTAGGTTATGGAACGACTGCACGCGATAAAGCGCACGCTTGCATAGCAACGAAGAGGCAAATCCCGGAGACAGCGAGTTTCACCATATCACCTCACCACCTTCACCACCTCATATTTCTCGATACGCGAAGGGAGATTAaacgttttccttcttttcttttttccccttcgTTTCTGTATTTCACCCGCGTGTGGGCTTTATTGGGTTTTTCAGCCCGGGTGGACCCAAAAAAACCCGGGTGGGTTTTTTTAAACTGGGTCCATTCGGCGAACCCTGGAGGAAACAGGCCGTATCTGGCTAAGAAAGAACCCAACCCCGCCTGACCGTCACCGGCGATCCACCGCAGGCACAGTAGCTGCAGCGACGTCACCGTAGAGCCTCCAAAGTACACAGACCACACAGGCAGCGAAgatgtcacacacacacagagcagATCCATGCGGTAGCACGCTCAGAAGATAAACCGGCAATCCTGAAAAAGACCAAGGCTTTAAGCACTCCTAAAATTCCTTTACCGTTTGCCCCGTTATTCCAAAGATGTGACATCGGGAACGCTAAGTTGAAGTTACGACATTTGAAAAGTTTGAAACAGGGTCGGTTCTTTCTACTTTTCTCGTTTTCAACGTACAAAACAAGCCGCGAAATTATAGCAAAAACTACCGTCAACAACCCATCTCGAGAATGCCGCACCCCCTGTAAGACGTACATACCATCTTCGAAGAACAACAGCGAGCACCAACTCACCAAGCAGCTGAAGAGGAAGTGGCCTAACCTCGGACGCGGCACTTGATATACCCATGAGTGTTCAACAGCCTCAGTGACAAATGACGATGGTCGGTTAGGAATATCACATGAATCGGCAGAAGATGCAAAGTAAGGGGACGTCTATGAGGGATTGAAAGAAAACTcgaaaaagaaagggggaacTGTTATCGTTATCAGGCGCGACGTATCGGGCTATCGCAAGCGCCAGAAATGCTGTCAAGATGCAATGGGGGTGGCCGTTATGcttcttatcaatgttctttagtttcacgagtctgttcaaggtcttccacctacccgtccacccctattgcactcgactttcagtacattgtgctgcttgggttccgATGTGTCCTTATACCCatgtgtttgtgtgcgtgtgttagTCTTGGTAGCAATCTTGATAGCGCATCGAAAAGCatatggtaaaaaaaaaacaagtatgACGCGACATCTGCCATCAGGAAAAGCGTGCAGTCCGTTAATCCACTAGGAAGAAAGACCAGATCTTTTTGAGACCGCGGAGCGTTAACCTTTCAATCTTTTAAGCACATCCAACGACCATGGTTCCATCTGCGGATCTCAGCCCACACGTTCctcttacttttctttcttttctaagATGTACGTGCGCTTTATAGCCAGTGGCACGAATTCCTGAACAAGGCcacataccgtgtattcacacgagcgacatgcccacggaatattctagtggaagaaaaaacgaaaacactgctcacataGACCAAGTTCCGACCCGTGTTATgtcgagcattcacacggtgcggaatatcgggagtggcgaactgcgcatttagcagacgacgcttagcagacgacaccgccagcatgttttcctgtcgtctgctacggaatatcttgtggctgtggcgcaggatattccccaccgTTAGCGGTGTATATTAAGACACGAAGTTTGAGCGCTCACGATCACGTGACAACAGAAAGCTATaccgcttttcgcatcttccgcttgaatgtcgctcgtgtgaatacacgggtAAGGGAGTAAGGAGACTTGCCCGTCCTCGGTTGTTCCCTGGGACTGCTCATCgtcggcactcgaaatggtcactCAGCCCGGTTACTCAAACGGTTATTCACTCTGGAAACCAGTAATTAAGAGGAACTATACTTCATATTACAATGTCAGTAGCGTGGACTCGTCAAAAAAGGTCAATGCAGAAAAATCTGAATCGTCCTCTCACAGGTCGCGACGTTCCGTGCTTCAGGTTCTGAGGACGTCGTCAGGGAATAACAGGAGAAGAAATGCGACTCTTCGCTGCTGTCCAACGATTGTTAAATAAatgttgctctctctctctttgaaaGAACGCGTTAAAATTCCAGCGGTGATATAACTGCAGAGCTTCTGAACTACCTACGGTataccggtctcctcagcagcctcTGACATTGTGGACGGCGGGAAACCTCCGATACCACATCACTTGTCTCTGACTACCCCAGGAACTTGACTGCCCACTAAGCAATTATCTATTAATGCTAGCGTTAGAGTCTTCGCTgcgaaagaatcgcggcgtggtctgtctgtagccgcggcgcggcgcgcaaacgcggtgagtggagagggaaggagggaaggagagggcgcgtggagaACACGACACGCGACGCGTCGGCGGTGCAGCTGTAGTGGCCGACAGGTTCAGATGTGTCTGCGTTGGTGTGcaatgggttatgaaagctgtgcagagGAGCGCCGGCGAAAGAAGCCTGAGGCTGAAGCCAAGTTGAATCGGAGGAAGCTCGAAAGGATCGTTTGCCTGCGGaggctgtcttgcgttagcgttgtgtacgGTCGTGTGAAGCGTTTTGAAGGAGAGTTCCCAatgggttttcaagttttaatgaaCGCATTTTTGTCAGATCCACCAATGATTCGatcatgattttttttattacccTCAGGGCAGAAGCATTATAGAGGGGAGCAGgacgtttgaaaaaaaaaaaaaaagcacagatACAGCGCAAATACAACGGAGAACCAGTACCACAATGTACACAATGTACCACAACCAGTAACAGTTATTCGGCAACACGCGAACAactttggatgcgatatttgtaCCGCATCACAACTCTGGTTAGTGGTGTGGTAGTATGTGCTTCTGTTAAAGTAGATCTCTTCGTCACGTGTTTCTCATTCAGAAGTTGTGCAGACAACATACCATCTTATGCGCTTGGAATGATAATCAGATGACATACGCATCGTATGACATGTATTGCGTGCGTCCCTTATGAGTTATGAACTGTATTATTGTGATCATTTAAGATACCAAGCGTTGCATGTTGTTTGTTTCCACATCTGTTCGCTTAACCGATGAACGCACGCAGTTTTTCTTGCCTTGTAGCTTGTATACAGCATATTATATGCGCACAAATGAGTGCGCACACGAGATAATAGAAACCGCATCAAATTATTTTACGGGGAGATGTCGCCGCAGATTCATGTGCCCATCCATGGAACACAGCCCCTTCcgacttgtttcggtttcagtatgtctaccaacgtcatgatgacgtttctcgggtagaggtttatcgCAGATGATTTTTACATTTTGATTGCCAGTGTGTAAGATTTTGTTttgtgttgttgctgtttccttctttgtttcttcctctctttttttttttttttttgacgcgATACTTTGGTTAAAATCTACAGGGGCTCTTTCCGCTAGATACCCACGGTGTTTTGGATTTCGATTAATGGTTTTTAATTTaattacgtattccatttagCCTTACACCCAACTGTAACGTCAAGACGTCACATGAAATTTCTTAAATACAGAAACGGGCACCAAGCTGCTGGCATGCTCAGCGTTATTCAAACCCACAGCCTTCCAATGAGTACACATCTTCATCACTGATTTTATTCTGGAGCATGAACTGCGCAAAACACAAACTTGAACATCATGTGGCTCCCACCATGCATTCCACGAAGCAGCAGTTCTCGGGTCCATTTTGGGCATAAGTCTATCTTCGAAGTTGTGCCAACAATATAAGGCTTCCATCTTGGATAACTGCTGCGAAACCACAAAGACCGGCGAATAACGGTAGTTGTTAGGCAGGGAGTTTGAAGTTTTATGGCGCAAGTTGTTAGGCAGGGAGATCAGGTTGGTTGCCCGGCTGCTGAGTTGTCCTTGTGCTCTTGTGGCCGTTATCCTAGACGAACCCCTGATCTTGTTGGCACAACCTCAAGGAACCTACCTGTACCCCAACACCacatagcagtgatggccactaactacttctacagtagtttaactatagctactaactacttcgcgatggagtagtttaactagtagttcaacttcTTTTCacgggaggtagttaaaactacttctttaactactgcaatgtattttaactacatcgctaactacttaacgttctccatcaacaccaatcacattctatagtgttcttggacacctaaacatgaatcacaagcagtgataaaagtgaagatttagtacacatgcacggcacaattgctctgcacctccgttctcatcaaacaagtagctcaaggtaaaagtcggaagaacaatcgtgccgtaaagcttgcagcaaaatcggaagtagttggcgcctgcagtaacctaactactgtagttaactactcgaaatagtagtttaactggtagttgcacactacatttctgcacgtagttgataactactttcaggtagtttaactacatgtagttaacgaCTCGCCATCACTGCCACATAGACACATGTGTATACGTTTTGTAGGAATCCATAAGGCGAGCTCGACTCTGTCAGGTTTGCAGCACCACAAGCCACTCTCTCCGTAACCGCGATTCAGAATCATGACGACAAAACAGGTGACACGGAGACAACGTTAAAGTGCCagtacggactaaatctcgtgccttcagaatcctaccaaagtccTGTCACTAAAATCTTCtcgtctcactttacattcctgtaaaatattttggctctacgtaaTGCGAAAGCTAGActaaattaatttttttttatttttgagaaccgCGACGTCAtgacaagagagaactgatgtcatgaggctggaacaacatagaaaggacaaatacacatacaaagcctcaaattgcctaagaaattaacgatgaaagaagaaagtcactgaaaaggttagccagctgtaggactcgaacccacatctcttctggattgccggtccagggctctaggacatcagttctctcttgttcaacagttggcgcttgcgtcgatcccgtcgtatgaatgtgtgtatgagtgagcaaaaatgtaagagtgaaaggagggtgagtgagagagagtggctggtttgtcccttcagatgacgcacccttttaagtcgctgaggaggtgtgttagcttagctcaattggtagagccttgaaccggcaatccagaagatgtggattcaagtcctacagctggctaaccttttcagtgactttcttctttcatcgtttgtgacgtcatgttatgcGCCGACGTAGCgtccggctctcatctggcaacgttgttgcccttcgcgtcttccggagggctcactttttgcactccgttagcggagccccatgTGACATACCCaaccgaccgctccgaccttggagaaaacTTGGGAACACAAGGAGGGAGAAGCCTCCTCTCCCGtttccccctctttcgatcagcgtcacgtgacttctccaccacgtgaccctcccggacgccggcgtcgtcgctaggagacgagtgccctctccagaacatgacgtcgttgcaatttgtgggcttatgattacgtcacccgctccatgcgtcatcgaaacttgtggaggctcagcagatcttcaaaactTGACACAAATGCACAGGGTtggtaaacaggattgaaatttcacGTATATAATCCTTGAGGCACTTTGTTTTtttggactaaataaaataaaagccgTTTTCCCGAGTCTGGAGTGGCACTTCAAAGCCTTGGTTATCAACTATGTCAGATATAAAATGGCATAAAGCAGGCATAATACGGATGACACGAAGACAGCTGCATTTAAACCGTTTGGTGTGACCTTATCCAGAACCACTCCTTCAACCCTTCCAACttgaaagcttctggaaaaatgcatgtaacagagcgagtgtttgggctggttggtacatGTTTCAGTTAAAGAGTATTTTAAAaaacccagtgctgggtaggacaaaGACAGAGGATAAAAacgacaaggaccggcacttGTACCACCGGAAGAGCCGGTCCTTGTCgtttttatcctctgtccttgtcctacccagcaccCTAGGGGGTTTTTAATCCTTTTTTAATTTCTGGAAAAatgcactgtgcttcatgcattGTTCTTGCAcatttccttataatatgtgaTGGCATATTGCAAAAATTATCAACAGAAAGACACACTGTGTTGATTACAAAAACACTGTTGGGCTCTAGAAAACCCCATAATTGAAACAAAAATCATGCTTTGCGGGTAGCAAAGCATGATTTTTGTTTCAATTACCACGTTTCAATTATGGCATGCAGGCGCATATCCCAAACAATACTCTGTACCCcatttttttctcattttctatTCAATGTTACGGATTGTACTGAAGCATTGTGCACAACCAAATGCAAAAGGTACTGTAGGGATGTTGCCACTGCAATCCCTTCTCAGTCAGGTGACAGAGGCACTTCTTCAGTTTCGACGGTTCAGTGGCCTTCTGGGAGAACTGTGACCAATTTCGTGTTCGTTTTccgttttgcttgtttgttttccttttgtttgtttacctttcgtttattttatcttccctttgttttcctttctctttgttttttaatgtttttctttttatttatccctcttcctttcttttcttttcctgggaatagcaagccgccgtagcggtggctaacctttccctccttttttataCAATAAACATATtaacacgtaaaaaaaaagaacgaggtGCACAAAGCAGAAGGCAGTGTTGCTTAGGAGCATCACTGCCGCTTCCACAGAAAAGATTAAAGTTACCTTTTAACACCAGAGAAAATACTGTTGCTCGTAAGCAGCAACACAGGATAAGGAGTTTACGTGAACCGTCGTAACATTCAACCTGTCTTGTCTCCCACACCCAAGATCTAGCAGTGCCCTCAAGTACAGGGTATAACGACCTGTAAACCCTTGCAAGTACGCCACGTTCAGCGATTACTCAATGTTGGTGGACCACATCGTTGTCTGCATATAAGGCTCGGAACCTGATTAAATCGGTTGTAAATGTTTAAGTGACCAAGCATCACAATGCAAGttataattagggagtgactttttcgggttaaatacctttctcagattcggggggggggggggggggtaaaaaacggccgctatttttaaatctgtaattcggggagaaatttggtgataattgtgccttcgggtgttatcgggtgcttttgtttctcctcttatctattaagtcctttcctaatctatctttttttttttgttcttgttgtgTTTTGCGGGATgttgaccttccagcggtaatccccgaaggcatagtcagtgttgacacacatgggtgtattgctgggaacgtaagtgacccattcttacatgtgttacacgtggcgacctttgttcgtcttcagtggaaacgtcattTGAGGacttcatagtgactggaattcggggagaaatcgggtttaacccaaattcgtcagaggtcagttcggggggtgGAATAACCGGGCAGAATCCGGttcaacccgaaaaagtcactccctagttaTAATGTATTAACTCTGTAGTGAAAATAATGTAAATGGCAGTGTTGTGAAGACCTTTGTTGGGACGCTGCCTCAGACAGCAACGCAACACACAGCACTGTAGCAACAGGGATCGCAGTGAGCTGTTCTGCAATAGCAGCCACCTCAGTGTTGCGAGTCTAGACGGCAGCGTCTCGGCAACTCGTTCCAACTCTGACGCTTAGATTCGTACTTGTACTTGTGTATTGTGGCTGTAGTGGAAGAGCATGAAGAGGAGAGTAACAGAAAACAATGTTTAATGTACGAGTGATACAAAAGAATTCTAAATTGGTAATCCTAAATTTATCTAAAATGGGATAGCCATGTACTTGCTGTGAGAAGGAGGATGTCACTTGGAATATGTGCAATCAAAAAAAATCAGAAACTGATACCTCTGAGTACGCTCATATCTGTATATCATTCATTAGTGCACTCTCATTTGGTCTATGCAGTTTAGGTGTATGGATTTGTGTATGAATCAACCCTGAATTCAATTTACATGCTTCAGTAACAAGCTTTCAAGGCTGTGCTTGTCTCCTCCAGAGAGAATCCATCACATTCACaattgttttttattttttgtccaaTTCATTTATCAGTTAAGTATTATAGAACTGCTTTGCTTATGCGCAAGCTAGTTTATGGGTATACAGTCGTTCACGTTGTTACACTTGAGATGTCAACGCCATATTTGACAAGGTCTGACAATTTGCAGTTTCGCCTTCCATGTGTCAGGACAAATTATGGACTCCAGAGTTACTTTGGTGCGAAGGTGTGGAGTTctttatcattcgagatgaaaACTGCCTCCGGTATCCATGTCTTTCTCGCGAAATATAATCTTCAGAAATGAGTTTGTATAAAATAATGGTGATTGCTGATTTATATGTGTGCCAATACCTACCAATATCTTAGTAGATTGCGTGCACGATTTCTCGAACAAATAAACACTGCATGGTATGGTAATTAACCGGCATGATATTCGTGCTTGGAAGCTAACGTCATGTGCTGATTTGCCGACCACCCTTGTCCTCAATTGTGACTGTGCGATGCTCAATCACTTTGAAGTATACCAGGAAGAAATTGTCTTCAGGCTCTTTATATGTAGACAACGCAATACATCGCCTCCATTCCGCAAGTGGTGAGTACAGTACGGGTAAACTTCCATAGGTGCAATCCGAGCCTTTGTAAATGAGATAGAGACAAAGTTAACTTGAAACGTCGTCTTTATTTGAGAAATCTTGCTTCCACGCGTACTCCTCTTTGTAAGCCGTGCCGCAACAACAGCTTTTCTTGCAGCTGAACACCGTCAACGTTCCCCAGTCGACACCGTCCGGATCCGAGCCGGAGATTGTATTCAGAAGCTGAGGCATCACTTGGAACTCAAACCGTCTCTCTGCACCGCAATCGCACCTGGGGATGTCCTTCGGGACTCCTTCGGACGACACCCAGAGTGGTGTACCTCCCAGCTCGTACCGCAAAACTTGCTCGGGGGCCTTGCGGGTTTCCTTCCTGAACTTCCAAAACGCCTTATCCTTGCAGGTGGCTGCCATGTTTTGCAAGTCCTGTATATCTTTTAACTGTGAAGGTGATTCTTTACATTCTGGATGCTTGGACACGAAGTCCTGGTATTCGGACAGCCTTTTCCGCTCAtcaacgtcatcatcatcatcatcatcctcttcTTCTGGTTCAGTGACAAGCTCGAACTGAGGAAACAAAAGTTTTGACGTCTCAGTTCCACTCGGATCCGACGTGCGACATTTCGTTTTATGATTATCTCGCCAGTCCCTCACCTGGTGAGATTTGCAGCAATAACTGCGCGATTTGCACTGAGCACACTTTTTGTCGCCCAACACTCCGCAGACGTCGCATATCGGATTGTAATCTCTGGCGCACGGGGAGTCCGCATCGTCGGCACTCGATTGCGGAGGATCTTTGCTGTAGAATGGGTTCACGAGCGGTAACTGCGACCGCAAAACGATGACGCTGCCTTCGTTATGAGATGCAACGCAGTTTTGCGACAGGCAGATAAACACGTACAAGGTTCTGTGGAAAGCATCGCCGATGTCGTCGATCGGAGCGTACACTTGAAGCAGGAACACACAAGGTTCACCGCAGTTCTTGCAGATAACCTGATTCACTCCCGGGATATCTTTTAAACTGAGCCACGCTGGCTTCCCGCCGACCTTACTCGGAAAATATTTGCTCGCGAGAGCCCACGGCTCGCGTTTTTCGATGAATCCGAGCTCGACACAACGTGCGTCGCACCGACCACTGGACGTCGCCATGTTTGAACTGATTGCAATGACGATGAAACgttgcgaaaccgaaactgtggtttcggtttcgctgaaACTCTTGGTTAGCGTAACTTCTTCGCTTCGGATTCCTGCTTCGTTTCTTTTTGCGCACGTGCTCGAAAAGAATAATGTGTTCCATGCCTTCTTTtgtttcattctttctttttttttgtaaggcaACTAGATTTTTCCTAAATTGAAAACCTCTCCGGATCATTTGAGGTTGAATGGCTAGCCTAATaatccagtggcgtagccaaaGGGGGTCGGAATTGAAACCTTacgtagtgcatttgggagagggaaacgggGGTTAAATCCTCTCCCCGTGCAAAATTCCCGCAGAATCCCTTCCGAAATATTTTTCCGGCTACACTGCCGCAATAACCTCTTGTTCTGTGCCGTTTGTTGAGTCTAAAATCCCGATCTCAAGAGTGCACGTTAAAAAATATAGGAAGAGCTCAGTACAAGAATAACCGGTAGAAAATGTGACAAGTGACCCACTAtgcccatggaggaaggaaacacaaggagcgg
It contains:
- the LOC135384238 gene encoding programmed cell death protein 2-like, which encodes MATSSGRCDARCVELGFIEKREPWALASKYFPSKVGGKPAWLSLKDIPGVNQVICKNCGEPCVFLLQVYAPIDDIGDAFHRTLYVFICLSQNCVASHNEGSVIVLRSQLPLVNPFYSKDPPQSSADDADSPCARDYNPICDVCGVLGDKKCAQCKSRSYCCKSHQVRDWRDNHKTKCRTSDPSGTETSKLLFPQFELVTEPEEEDDDDDDDVDERKRLSEYQDFVSKHPECKESPSQLKDIQDLQNMAATCKDKAFWKFRKETRKAPEQVLRYELGGTPLWVSSEGVPKDIPRCDCGAERRFEFQVMPQLLNTISGSDPDGVDWGTLTVFSCKKSCCCGTAYKEEYAWKQDFSNKDDVSS